A region of the Pseudorca crassidens isolate mPseCra1 chromosome 9, mPseCra1.hap1, whole genome shotgun sequence genome:
CATCAGTACATCATCCATGGAGGGAAAACACCAAACAATGAGCTTTCAGATAAGATCTATATCATGTCTGTTGTTtgcaagaacaacaaaaaagttacTTTTCGCTGCACAGAGAAAGACTTGGTAGGAGATGTTCCTGAAGGCAGGTATGGTCATTCCATTGATGTGGTGTATAGTCGCGGAAAAAGTGTGGGTGTTCTCTTTGGAGGACGGTCATACATACCTTCCGCCCAAAGAACCACAGAAAAATGGAACAGTGTAGCTGACTGCCTGCCCCATGTTTTCTTGGTGGATTTTGAATTTGGGTGCTCTACATCATACATTCTTCCAGAACTTCAGGATGGGCTATCTTTTCACGTCTCCATTGCCAgaaatgataccatttatattttAGGAGGCCATTCACTTGCCAATAACATCCGCCCTGCCAACCTATACAGAATAAGGGTTGATCTCCCTCTGGGTAGCCCAGCTGTGAATTGCACAGTCATGCCAGGAGGAATCTCTGTCTCCAGTGCAATCCTGACTCAAATAAGCAATGATGAATTTGTTATCGTTGGTGGCTATCAGCTTGAAAATCAAAAAAGAATGGTCTGCAACATCATCTCTTTTGAGGACAACAAGATGGAAATTCGTGAGATGGAAACCCCAGATTGGACCCCAGATATTAAGCACAGCAAGATATGGTTTGGAAGCAACATGGGAAATGGAACTGTTTTCCTCGGCATACCAGGAGACAATAAACAGGTTGTTTCAGAAGCATTCTATTTCTATACGTTGAAATGTGCTGAAGACGATGTGAATGAAGATCAGAAAACATTCACAAATAGTCAGACATCAACAGAAGACCCAGGGGACTCCACTCCCTTTGAAGACTCAGAAGAATTTTGTTTCAGTGCAGAAGCAAATAGttttgatggtgatgatgaattTGACACCTATAATGAAGATGATGAGGAAGATGAGTCTGAAACGGGCTATTGGATTACATGCTGCCCTACCTGTGATGTGGATATCAACACTTGGGTACCATTTTATTCAACTGAGCTCAACAAACCTGCCATGATTTACTGCTCTCATGGAGATGGGCATTGGGTCCATGCCCAGTGTATGGATCTGGCAGAAAGCACACTCATCCATCTGTCAGAAGGAAGCAACAAATATTATTGCAACGAGCATGTGGAGATAGCAAGAGCACTGCAAACCCCCAAAAGAGTTCTACCCTTAAAAAAGCCTCCACTGAAATCCCTCCACAAAAAGGGTTCTGGGAAAATTATTACTCCTGCCAAGAAATCCTTTCTTAGAAGGTTGTTTGATTAGTTCAACAAGAGCCTTTCAGATTCAAGTGCATCAAATTTTTAAACCTATTTTAAAGAATCATAACAATGATAAAATTTATATTCCTAGTTTTGTTTATTGAAAATGtctaatgttttcttttagttatATGAATGAAGTGCCAGGGAAAAGTGCTTATAATACAATTCTAACTACAGTCATTGTATTTAGACCTATACAGGACCTATAacctatattttgaaaatattttactcaGTTATCTTAATGAGAATTTATGATCTGAATTTTTTATTCAAGGGATCTTAAACACAGAAGCAGTAATAATAATCAAGCTATGCTTATATCCCTTATAGGACTTTTGATAACAAATAATCCATAGAGCAGTTAAAACAAATTTAACTAGTAAAGAAACTAACactcaaagaaattaaataaattattttgtgaaCTATAGCAATTTGGTAGTTGACCAAAAATTAAGACTGAATCACCTGTATCCCACACAAATGTTCTTTGTACACCTCTAAGATGGCCACTTGACTATGCCCATGTACAGAAAACGCTATGAGGagctaggtaggtaggtaggtagatagatagatagataggaagaaataaataatctcCATTGacatgaaggaagagaaaaagaatctaCATCGTTTGTTACATTTTATCAAACTATCCACATGCACTTTCTTcaaaggaccccccccccccatcataTGGTCCACAGATGATGAACCAGAGCTAGGCACTTGAACCAATTCTTTGAGAGATTTAATGAAAACTGCAGTCCACTGCTTCTTAGCTCTCCGAAACAGGGCACTAAGAAAGAACCACCAGATAAATCTCATGGAGAGGTTATTTCCCCAAGTAATATTGATTACTCACCCAAATAATAAAAGTTTAGAGAATTTGATAAAGTTAATAGGTAgatgatttttaaagagaaaaaagaaatgtgtgtgtgtttatgagtCTAGTTAATATGTGGAGTTTGCTGccaatgaaaattataaaatcagtGAGCTTGCTAAGTTTCAATTAGATACTTGCTAGAATTGAAATTAAAAGGACTGTTAATTTTGAGGCTTCGCATTATCAATTGATAATTAGATGACCTTAGATACAAATGTCTTCCCTCCTGGaatatttttctggaaaagtATTTCACTTTAGCCTAAGAGCTTAAACCATAACCTCTTATTCATCAGTTTTCACTAAGAGTCCACAGTGTATAAGTTCTTATTGCCAAATTTAGGGGAAATATGAACCATAAAGGAGATGAAATCCTGGAACAAAAGTTCTTCTGCTAATAGTTCCATGTTTCAGATACTGAAATtagtttgaaaaaattaaatcatgttCACTTTGTTTCAGTAATGTTGCTTGATGAATATAGCTTTTGAATAATTGCTTGATGAATATACCTTTTGAATAATTTGCTGTACcactgttttgatttttgttgtttccatcacctatataaaactaataaaatatgaaaatgtcttctgtttatattgatttatttcaattattaACATTTGTAGTTACCCAGTTGCAGGCAAAATGATACTGTTTAATTTTCTCAGgagttctctgttttattttttatctattagTAGGAAGTAGCACAAGTTGGAACTGAGACACCCTCCACAGGGTTCAAAAGGGTTATTCCCTCAAGTACTATATACGTTCTCTTATTTTGACTTGTCTTCAGTGACCAAGTGGCTAAAAAACAATTACCCATATTTTTTTTGTAATCAGTGAGATCAACATATGGTAATCTGAGTGATTCAATTATAAACTCACTGGGTTCTACAGTCAAGCTCAGATCTCATTAGCATagctgtttttttgggggggcgggtgTCAAGAGCAAGTACTTTGGTTTTACTTACCataaatttttgtaaaaataggTCTTTTAAGTCATCTCACCAATGAGTCCACCAGATGTGATTTTATGATAATAAGGTTTCTTTTCTACTAAGCACATGCAAACTTTCAAATGAACCACATTAGAAGAGTATTCACTTATCCCAATGGTATAATGCTTTTGCCGAAAACATTTCTAGGACTCACTTTTCAATCACCGTCAGAGCCTATGTTTCATTCCTTTGAAGATACTCAATAGTTAGAGATGGATTTGGTTTCTGGAAACAGACAAATGTCCAAAGGCTAGTAGGGCGTAACTCTCAGTATTATTGGCACTTTAGGCCCAAAAATGAAGTCTGAGATAACAAAATGGGTTTTCTGATATGCCTCACAAATGAGTGCTAAAGGTAAGTCCCAAAACGCTTTACACAAGAATAATATCAATAAATAAGTATATGGCTTTCCAGCGTGACTATTTTAAGGGACTCTACTCATCTACAAGTACAAATGAGTTCAATGTGTTAGGAGGAGGGAAAGCATAGTGGAAAAGGAGTAGTTTGTCTAAAGGGTGAGATGAAGCTTGTCACgtttgaggaactgaaagaacATCAGTCTGGGGAGCACACAGTAAACAAGGGGAGCAAGGAGTGGCATACGCAGGGAGAGGTGAGCAGGGCAGGGGCCCCCAGCTTTTCATCAGTACAATAAAATCACATACAATTTCATTCCTATCATGTTGACCTGTCCCCTACTGCTCACCTCTCTGTTTTACTACTCTCTTCACACTTTGTGCTCAGTCTCCAAAAATGCTGAACTGATAACATTTCTGGTGAGCAGCCCTAGTTGTTTCACGCGTACTCAGGGCCTTGGGGCAACCCATTCCTTCTACAGGGCACACTTTCCCTCCTGTACTTTATAACACCTGCCAATACCCTAGTCCATCTGGCCCATTCCTATCCACTCTTTACATCCCAGTTCAGACACCTgcttctcctccaggaagcctcctccGAGCGCCATCGCCTCCTTAATAGCTGTAATGCTTGCAAATCTCTGCTTATAGACTCAGAGttacaagaaataaaactatttttctataaatcaacTCACATTACATTATGCATCCCTTTTACTGTGCGTTGGAAATTTAGCTTTAATAAATTTAGAGCTCTCTGTGTTCACCCAACTTTTTCTCCAAGTTCCAGAAGAAATATAATGCTGAGGTGTCAAGAGTAGGAACGAGTGAGGGTGAAGTATCTGGTACTTAGGGTCATTGTCCCGCCTCACTAGCTGCTTCTCAACATCCACACTCCCACCTGGCCTGAGGTTAGCTTGGAAGATGACTCCTGGGTTGCACCTCAGCCTTAACCACAAGGTATTATAAGGTCTAGaatgctctcactctctctctccctccctctctccttctctccctttctctctctctctctctctctctctctctctctgccgcTTTCAGGTCCCTTCTGGGCTCACATGATGAGGAGATCTTTCTGCCCCTTCCTTTCCCAGCGTGGCCACAGTTCTCTCTGTGAGACCATCTAGGACTTGTCTGTTTTCTGTACCACCCCTGGGCACATCTTCCTGCTCTTGCACCTTTACTGGGTCACAGAACCTCTTCCCAAGTTTCTCTGGCTAAACCACTTCATCACCATTTCGCCTCTGAAAGTCACTTGCTTCTTCTACTCTGTCAGGAAAGTGAGGTGCACCTTCGCTCTGCTCCTGACTTCCCCAAGCTTATCTGGGGTTTCTACTGTTCTCCCAACTCCACAGTTCAACCCAAGGTATAGGATACTTTGTAATTTCTGTATACCTAGTACTTAGCATAAAGCCTGGCATATTATAGGCGCTTAAATTGTCATTGAAATGAACTGAATCAAATTCTTCAGTGAGTTGCATCTGTATTCCAGTATGGGCAGTCAAAGAGACCTATTCATTGCCTAGCTTAACACTGATATAGATATTTAGAGTAAAATAGAGTGAATAAATTATACTAACTGAATAAGCAAGAGATGTAAGAATAAATGGAACCAACAAACCTCTGAATGACCCCATAGATGAGAGTAAGAAAATAAGTATGTCAGGATAATTGACACTGGCTGTGCTagcaaaaaaaatcccaaacaccAGTAAATTGTcacaaagtttatttctcactcaagCAGGTTGCAATGCAGGTTTCCCTTATTAAGCTATCCATCTGAGTGGCATTCCTCCAAGATGTGTCCCAGGGAATCAGGCTTTTTCTGTTTGGCAACTTTGCCATCTTCATCTTTATCTTGGATCCTGAAGACTTCAGatacaaggaaaagaaagaacacagaGAAGGCACACCCTCGTGCAAATGTTTCAGCCTGCAAGTGGTAGATTATTTCCTCTGACAttccactgattaaaaaaaaaaaaaaaaaaaaaaactagttgtATGTCCCCACCTAGATGCAAAGGGGCTGGGAAATGGGAAACATAGTTTAACTGTGTGCCCAGAAAAGGGAAATGGATGTGGTAAGCACGAAGCCAATACCTGCTATAGCATATATTTAAACAACCAGATGAAATAGTCACAAGTACCTGGAAGTTATAATGAAGGGTACTAACAGAGTCCTGTTAAAGTAGAAACAAAGCCCCATGCTCTGCAGACTCATTGCCCCAGTCTGTATTATCTTGTGCTTAGACTGTTTAAACAACCTCCTGActtggtctccctgcctccaccatGGCCCCTCCAATCATCTGACTGTTCTGAGACCACagaaatcatcccaaaatgacaTTACATAGGTGAAAACTTTCCTGTGATTCCCCATCTCCCATGAGGAAAAAAGATCCAAATGCCTCAGTATTAAATGGGATGATTCTCTAGGctcatccctcctctccccttacCCATTTTGTACATGATTCCTCATCAAAGCTGAACTTCTTCCGTCTGGAAAACCCTTTCCCCTGGTGAATGATTACCATCCTTCAAGATTTGATTCAATCTGGAGGTTCTCAGTGAAGACTTCAGCCCAAGCAGAGCAAAGCACTCACGTTTGTGGCCAAGCCATCCCGCTTTCCCCACTGCTTGCCCTCATAGCATTTATCCACTTACATGACATTTATATGCCTGCCTTCTCTATTTGGCAGTGGGCTCCTAGAAAGCAACTTTGTATCCTTGGTACCAAGCATGGTTTCTGTTACATTATAGTTGCTCtgaaaatgtttcttgaattaaGCTCACTGTATATGAACTGAAATGTACTCACTTCTGCAGTTGTCCTTCTATCTTTCCAGTCTTTAATAAATGAAGGATGAGATATGGAAATAAATCTGTGTTCTAAATATCTTGATCAATCAAACTATCACATCTCATAGAACTTGGGAACAAAAAGTATGGTGAAATTCACAGAAAGAGACGAGGTGAGGTCTTGGGTtaaaattattctcttttctAGTGAAAAGAGTTCACACAAGATTAGAATGGATATCATGGTATATTTAGATAGAACAGGCGGTCATTCTAATCCACAGTGCCAAGAATTCCAAATTATTTATATGCCACCAAATTCCATTCCAGCATAGAATATTGCTTTTTGTCTTGGAATTTACCATTTCCCAAAACTAATTCTGTCAGGAAACATCTAATATAGCCCACTTATTCCTAAGAGAACTAATACCTCATTCTGAAagccaggaaggaaaagaaatttccgtgaaaaagaagggaaaatgtcAGGGGAAGAAATGCTAACTTTATGAACAGGTGAGGCTGTCAAGTTGAGGATACTGCAGAATCTCCCTGCATCTTCTCCAGCCTAGAGTTGGACACAGTCACCTAACTAAGGGAGTGAGACATATGAATTAGCAGGCAGTGTGTGACCGAtgtcaaaaatgtttgaaatagcTACCCCATCATTTAAATTTATATGCATAACCTTCTCAATCTTGGAAATCCTTTCACATTTAATACCTTCCAAAAGCATTTCACTGGTGTCCCTCTCCTGGCCTGACATGGATTGCAACAGTTACCTGCCTCAAACTCCGCAATGGTTTCCATTTGCACTTGGGGTAGGATCCAAAGTCTTTACCAAACCAGAGAGTCCTACATTTTGAGGCATCTGCCTGATTCTCTAGACTCATGCAGCACCCTCTTCCTCTCTGTCTGCTTCTGCCACACAGACCTTCCTTCAGTTCCTAAACACCTCCAATCACTCTCCCACGTCAGTCTTCCCATAGGCTAAGTTGACCCAGGTCTATCACCTCTCACCTGCCCTCACCCCACTCATCCTACCAGTCTCCATTAAAGGTTCCTTCTTCCGAGACACTTCTCTGATTCCCCAGTTTAAATTCCATTGTCTTACTGTACTTTGATTGTACCTAGTACTTTTCCTTCATAACACATACTAGACTGTGGAGTCATGCATTTGTTAGGCTTACAGTTGATTCAATGTCTACCTCCACACAGTTCTTTGTGAGCGGAAACCATCTGTGTTCACCGTTATATCTCTGGTGTGTGCCAAACACACGTTGCCTGCTCATAGAAGACatcctataaatatttgttttaaaaataggctGAAGTAGTTACAAAGGGTATTGGGAATGATATAGAAATTAGCTGGACCTTAAAGTGTGAGAAGATGCTTCATTCTCAAATGCAGGGGGTAATGTTCAAATacttggtcaaagggtacaaactttcagttatgagtaagttctgaggatctaatgtgcAGCTTGGTGACTATATTAATGACACTGTACTgccttgtacacttaaaatttgttaaaagcgtagatcttaagtgttctcaccgcACGCACAAGAGGTAACTGTGAGGCACTGGATGAGCTAATTAACTTGATTGCGAAAAGTATTTtacaatgtatatttatatcaaatcatcactttaaataaatacaattttatttgtcaataatacctcaataaagctgggaaaaaatagTACAAGGCAACGATAAtaggagtttttttaaaaaataagtgaaaaaagagGGTGCAGGAGCAGGTCCTTAAGGCTCCCTGCTGTGCCAAAAGTTAACTTGTTAGATGCTGGATCTGAGATCCTGGGGGacggggaggggctgcaggaacAGGGCCTTTGGGGAACAGGCTACCTACCTACAAGTACAAACATATTTCGATATTAAAAAAACTGGTATGGTTGCATGGAAGCAGCCAGGCTAAATCTGTGTTCTGAGTAGGAGGGAGCTTggaagtctccagaaagtggcacTAAGTTACTTGAAATTTCACGGATGATGTGGAGATGACAGACTAGTATGATGGTAAGATGGACAGAACTAGGGGGAAGATTGCCAAGACGTGGTTCTGCCATTTTCTGGCTGAGATAAGCTTCAGGGACCATGTGTATAACATGAAGAAAATAGTGGTACTGACTCCAAAAGGATCCAATGAGAAAACCATATGCAAAGTGTCCACCACACTGTTTGGTCAGTGGTAGCTATCATTACTGTTGTTGTTACTGCTGCTTTTGTTGTTATCACTAGGAAAAGAACTGGTCAAAAGAACCTGGGCTCTAGCTCACTTCTACCATTATCTGCGTGGCCCTGGACAAGTCAACTACTCTGACCAAAATGTTGGTATATGAATGTGTGAATTTTCTGGGGAACAGGGTCATATTTTTATCAGACTCTCAAAGGAGTTTAAATACAACTCATTTTCACATCCTACATTTACCTTAAGTATCTGGAACCAAATCGTCTCTCCTATAGTAGTATAAATTATACTCATTGTCACCATTCTGTTGCTTTTTATTATAAGATCatcaaatttattttgtatttccctcaaaaaaaagttatttcatttttttaaatgttgcacTCAATATTATTATTTGAATACAAATCACAATACTcactattttcaaattttaaacttttatttcaaatacTTAAACATAAAGTTGTTAACAATAACCATAACATTAATaaggaatgaaaatattaaaatataaaaataagtattgaaacacatattttaattgaaatcatTTGACATGAAAATACAGGTCCTTTGCATCAAATCACCAAATAAGACAATTGCATCCTGGTACCTGAATTTTTCctaaagcaaacacaaaaaaaagaagaagaagagtctTAGAAGCCAGTAAACAAACTTTACAattatttgtatgaaaataaagtgaagtgcaattccacaaaaagaaaaatctcaccaAAAACGAATGAGGTATATATTTATGTAGATTACTatggttaaatgaaaaaaataaaatagggacaaAATaactacttttattaaaaaacctCTTAACATTGAAAGAATAGTACCGCCTCCCATACAATAACTGAAGACACATACATATCTGCAAGCAAAAATCACTTgcaaggcttccctggtagcgcagtggttgagagtccgcctgccgatgcaggggacgcgggttcgtgccccggtccgggaagatcccacatgccgcggagcggttgggcccgtgagctatggccgctgggcctgcgcgtccggagcctgtgctccgcaatgggagaggccacaacagtgagaggcccgcgtaccgcaaaaaaaaaaaaaaatcacttgcatCTAAATGATGATTCATTCTCCCGACCACCACTGGTGCTTACAAACTCTACCTCCTAGCTGTGTGTAATCTGAATTCTGTTTGAACTAATGCGAGACCCACAAGCTCAACCAAAAAAATCTTTATCTTCATCTATATTTTGTGAAAACAAATGGAAGCAAAACTAAATTTCAGTTCACCTGGAAGGAAAAGGCATCTTTTCCTCCTGCTCTTGCTTCTTGGTGCATATTTATTAATCCCAAAGCACTTTTTGGCCTCATACTGACCATTCATCAATTTTCATCAGCCATTATCACTGGTCCCTGCAGTGCACCTCAGTGGGTTGGCAGGAGAACTTGTAGAATCAGGTTTCATGGGAGAAAAATGCATTGCACGTCTCGTCTCAGTctatacttaaaaacaaaacaaaacaaaacaaaaactccactCATTGTGGTGAATTTCCCTAGAGTGTGTGGCTGCATTTACAGTGGGCATtgtcaaaaataaaacttgaatatAAAACCAGGGTCTAGTATATTACAATCTCAACCGTGAGGGCAAAAACAACCATAGGCAGCATTTCTACATATTGAAATTCCTGCAGCCAGATGTTCCTGGGGTTTGTCAAAATGTGATCTGATTAAGGGATTATTGGGAGGGTTGTGCTATAAATCATGCTGTTACTCACATGCATTCAGAATAGTTCCTAAATGCTAGAAAAGTTGAATTTAATATTGGAAAgtatttacattgccaccaatcGAGTAACAGAGTagaagtgggaaaaaaatctacaaaccagcACCAGCATGCTTCAGGGAGTAAGATGATTACATGAATTTATCTGTTTATTCGTGCAGAGAcatgctgtaaggattaaatgggatGAAGGAAAGTCATGGCTTCAAAGCCCATTTGTTTACAAAATGCAAAACTTaaacattttcaagaaaaaataaaattaaaatatgtatatcttTTTGAAAACTAAATTACAAATGTCTTTGTAATTTatgtattctatatatataaagaaagaaaaaactctgtattttttaaatggaaaaataccaggttcaatccctgtaaAAGGACCAAATGCATACCATTTAGGATAATATCACTGATGCACGTTTGACAACCAAATTACAAAGCTCTTTGATATACTCTGTATGAAGAGTGGCAATTAAAACCAAtaaaatcaaaggaagaaaaaaactaatTAACACTAACATATCATTATGACTCACTAGCATATAAAATCCCATGCCTGCTCTAAACTGCCAACAATTGGCAATTCCCAAATTTCTAAGGATACAGACAATAGTTTCCCAAAACTGGAGCCACCAGAGGTTTGGGAGGCTCTTGGGAATTTTGGCAATTCTTTCTTCCAGCAAAAGGCCCAAAGCACACCAAGGACTTAAAACCcacccatccctgcccccaagaAATGTAATCCCAAGATTACAGACTATAGTGATTAGTTGTAGattctaaataaattatattacttccttattaaaaaaaagaaaaaatcaaaaaaaagtgGTTAATTTTCGTGGTAGAAACAACGTGGAATTTGGAGACAAAAGGACTGTGTTCAAATTCCAGATCAGGTATGTACTATCCCtgtaactttgggcaaatcatttaactcTCCACCAAATGAAAATCATAAGCATGCCTACCCCATAGAGTTGTAGTGAGGAAAAATGAGGCAAAATGAATGTAGAAATATTCtaaaagtggcaaaaaaaaaaaaaacaaccctctacaaatattaactcttccaCTGTACCACGAGCAGGCTCCATGTAAACTTAGCAGGTGAGAAAAGTACAAAGATATCCTGCTACAAAAATCTTAATACACTGAAAGTAAGCTgatcataatagaaaaaaataacacattgcAAAGGGAAAAACTCCATGAAAAATGGATTTAGTAAAACTGACCCAggtttcaaatgaagaaaacctggCAGAAATTTTCAGCAAGACTGTTTTCATACAGTAAACAAAACCAGATTTTAATAGCCTCTGTGGCTTTGAGATTGTATGGAAAAGCATTTGGAGaatctaaattaattaaaagtaaaaaataaaaatcatacctGGCTACTGATAGCTAAGTAAACATGTATTATCACAAGATTTAGTAACCAACTGCAGCTAACAGTTTTATTCTCCCTTTATAATTGAAAAATCCATGGTACCAGATGATCTCCTAAACTCCAAGAGTTACAACAGAGATATCATTTAAATCCAGAAAAAGACTGATTTTCCAAAAATCTTCTGGATGTAGGGTATTTCTGCATAAGTGTACCAAATGACAAAATGCACCAGGAGCATTGTCAAGGTCATTGTGCCATACAAATGTAAGGTATGATTATTAGAGAGATCTGAAAAGCTTTCCTGAATCTTGTAGAATAAGCCAAAATAtgtgaaatttataaaataaataattctgcaAAAATGATATAGAAAACACACATCTCAATATAGAAAACACATCTCAATATAAACTAGAATAACTGGGGAGGTGGTGGTAGATGGAAACCACAAGTCAAATTCC
Encoded here:
- the RAG2 gene encoding V(D)J recombination-activating protein 2 translates to MSLQMVTVDNNIALIQPGFSLMNFDGQVFFFGQKGWPKRSCPTGVFHFDIKHNHLKLKPAVFSKDSCYLPPLRYPATCTFKGNLESEKHQYIIHGGKTPNNELSDKIYIMSVVCKNNKKVTFRCTEKDLVGDVPEGRYGHSIDVVYSRGKSVGVLFGGRSYIPSAQRTTEKWNSVADCLPHVFLVDFEFGCSTSYILPELQDGLSFHVSIARNDTIYILGGHSLANNIRPANLYRIRVDLPLGSPAVNCTVMPGGISVSSAILTQISNDEFVIVGGYQLENQKRMVCNIISFEDNKMEIREMETPDWTPDIKHSKIWFGSNMGNGTVFLGIPGDNKQVVSEAFYFYTLKCAEDDVNEDQKTFTNSQTSTEDPGDSTPFEDSEEFCFSAEANSFDGDDEFDTYNEDDEEDESETGYWITCCPTCDVDINTWVPFYSTELNKPAMIYCSHGDGHWVHAQCMDLAESTLIHLSEGSNKYYCNEHVEIARALQTPKRVLPLKKPPLKSLHKKGSGKIITPAKKSFLRRLFD